TTAATTCAATAAGGGCAGTGTGACGCATCTTTCAACGCTTATCTTGTATGAGACTGACGGGACTCCAACAGGCTCTTGCGATAGCTGGCCGGGCTGATCTGAAAGATTTCCCTGAACACCCGGCTGAAATGGCTCTGATCGTAAAATCCGCACTCCAGCGTGATCTGCGCCAGATCCATGCCCGAGTCGATGAGCGCTTTGGCTTTGTTGGCTTTACGGTTGAGAAAATAGCTCTGCATGGTCAGATGGTAGCTGCGGCGAAACAGCCGATTGCAGTGCTCTTTACTGTAACCGCACTGGGCGGCAATCTCATCATAAGGCGGAGTCTCCGCATCGCACTGGTCGAGACGTTCGCGAATGGTGACGGCAATCGGATCAGGGTGGGGACTGCCGGCGATACAAAACGGATAGCTGGTGTAATGTTGGCTGAGCATCGGGCACAGCCAATCCGTTAAGCGCGCAATTTTATCCTCATCGCTTCCATGTTGCAGCAGACGATGGCACAAGGCTGTAAAGCTGGCGTACTCCTGTGGTGTTGTTAGCTGCCGTCGGCCAAAAATCTGCCATTGTGCGGCCGTGATCTCCGTACAGCCTTGTGGTTGCGCAAACACTTCCAGCACATACACCCCGGCAAAATCCTCTGAAAATGCTTTCACGCAATGCACCACCTGCGGACCCACGGCAATCACCTGATTTGGAGTTACATCAAGAGTGCTGTCGTTGATCTGTAACGTCAGGGCGCCAGCCGTCACTGCTGTGATCACCAGTGACTTGTGGCTGTGTGGACGCTCACAACCGCGCGCCTGATCGATAAAGCGCACTTCGAAATGGTCGGCAATGTTAACCGCTTGAATTGTCATCATCCTCACTGAGGTCTGAGTGTGTCTATTTTATGGCGTAATTCGCTGTCTCTTGTCACTATTCCAAACATCTGCTTTGTAACGTTTTGTATTTAATGACAATTTTACCTGTTTGTCACTGTTTGGCAAAGGGCCCTGTGGTAAACTTGAGGTTCTGGGAGGAACGCTTATGTCACGTTGGATGAAAAGATCGCTGATTACTTTTGGTGTTATCGTCGGGCTGATGTTGCTGTCGATGCTGATTGTGCCTTGGCAAGTCAAGAAGCAAGGCAGTGGCTGGATTGCCGAAAATACCGAGCGGACCCTGACCATCGACAAGGCTTACTTCAATCCCTTTACATTGAAATTGCAACTCTCCGGGGTTACCCTGACCGAACCGGCAAGCGATCAGCCGTTTGTGTCGTGGGACCGCCTTATGGTGGCCGTCAGTCTGCGCTCGATCATTGATCAGGCGTTGATTCTACGTCGCATCGAGATTGATCATCCCTATGTCAAGATCGACATGCTTGGTGCGCAGGAGTTTAACTTCTCCGATTTTATGCACCTGGGCGACGATGCGCCTCCTCCGGTTGAACCACCTGTCGAAGAAGAGTCCGGCCCGTTCCTGTTTTCGTTTAATAACATCGTCATCAGCAATGGCGAGATTGACTTTAACGATCAAGCGTCGCCGCAAAGTTCTCACCACGAAATCCGTCAACTGGCCTTAAGTGTGCCGGTGATCGGCAAT
This is a stretch of genomic DNA from uncultured Desulfuromonas sp.. It encodes these proteins:
- a CDS encoding AraC family transcriptional regulator: MMTIQAVNIADHFEVRFIDQARGCERPHSHKSLVITAVTAGALTLQINDSTLDVTPNQVIAVGPQVVHCVKAFSEDFAGVYVLEVFAQPQGCTEITAAQWQIFGRRQLTTPQEYASFTALCHRLLQHGSDEDKIARLTDWLCPMLSQHYTSYPFCIAGSPHPDPIAVTIRERLDQCDAETPPYDEIAAQCGYSKEHCNRLFRRSYHLTMQSYFLNRKANKAKALIDSGMDLAQITLECGFYDQSHFSRVFREIFQISPASYRKSLLESRQSHTR